A region from the Syntrophorhabdaceae bacterium genome encodes:
- a CDS encoding ThiF family adenylyltransferase — translation MVPGITQGLLAGASVVMVGAGALGGEISEALIRMGIGRLTILDGDVVHISNLARQKFFVRDLEKNKAIRICKNLAGQATAMSVLVGIPMSFEEAVASGQELGCSVSVVAVDNDAARAYASKFFRERNTPLVITGVSKDADRGYVFIQDATGSPCIACLMPEVVTNKEINACVPGVIDISKIISGYACFGVVSLITGRRAHWNYRQLSISGAIPEVITMIAKDPNCELCGG, via the coding sequence ATGGTCCCTGGCATAACCCAAGGCCTGCTCGCAGGTGCCAGTGTTGTGATGGTCGGAGCAGGTGCCCTCGGTGGGGAGATAAGCGAAGCCCTCATTAGGATGGGCATCGGCAGGCTCACCATACTGGACGGAGATGTCGTGCACATCAGCAACCTCGCGCGCCAGAAATTCTTTGTGAGAGACCTGGAAAAAAACAAGGCAATCAGGATATGCAAAAATCTTGCAGGCCAGGCAACAGCTATGTCTGTTCTGGTCGGAATTCCCATGAGCTTTGAGGAAGCTGTTGCTAGCGGCCAGGAACTTGGCTGCAGCGTTTCCGTGGTCGCTGTTGACAACGACGCAGCCCGGGCCTATGCCTCAAAATTCTTCAGGGAACGCAATACTCCTCTGGTTATAACAGGTGTAAGCAAAGACGCAGATAGAGGCTATGTCTTTATCCAGGATGCCACTGGGAGCCCGTGCATTGCCTGCCTTATGCCCGAAGTGGTGACAAACAAAGAAATCAATGCCTGCGTGCCTGGCGTCATCGATATCTCGAAGATCATTTCTGGCTATGCCTGCTTTGGCGTTGTAAGCCTCATCACAGGGCGAAGGGCGCACTGGAACTACCGGCAGCTCTCAATATCTGGGGCTATCCCGGAAGTCATCACGATGATTGCAAAAGACCCTAATTGTGAACTCTGCGGAGGATAA